Proteins co-encoded in one Spirosoma endbachense genomic window:
- a CDS encoding type II toxin-antitoxin system VapC family toxin, with translation MRYLLDTHILVWLITDDKQLKPAIETILYEEQNEFYVSLESLREMVIKTKLNKGAFILPQGFTISVIASLLVSTLRIKSLGLTLAHIQRLEELNPEHNDPFDHLLICQAIEERLIMISHDGKFPYYRQHGLKLLAA, from the coding sequence ATGAGGTACCTGTTAGATACCCACATCCTGGTATGGCTCATTACGGATGATAAACAGCTCAAGCCAGCCATTGAAACCATTTTGTACGAGGAGCAAAACGAGTTTTATGTTAGCCTGGAAAGTTTGCGGGAAATGGTGATTAAAACGAAGCTGAACAAGGGAGCCTTTATATTGCCGCAAGGCTTTACCATTTCTGTTATTGCTTCGCTGTTGGTAAGCACATTAAGGATTAAGTCACTCGGTCTGACACTAGCCCATATCCAACGGCTCGAAGAATTAAATCCGGAGCATAATGACCCGTTCGACCATCTGTTAATCTGTCAAGCCATAGAGGAGCGGTTAATCATGATCAGTCATGATGGTAAGTTCCCGTACTACCGACAACACGGTTTAAAATTGTTAGCGGCTTAA
- a CDS encoding SRPBCC family protein, translated as MHQQSTEKTKERAVAGKTSGLIEKGNFVTWEAIHFGIKQRLTVSIVEMNYPYYFNDKMVKGAFKEMNHSHFFEFEQGKTLMRDEFTYQTPFGILGAIFDKLILRTYMEKFLIERNRILKNVAESNESNLII; from the coding sequence TTGCATCAGCAGTCAACCGAAAAAACCAAGGAACGAGCTGTTGCTGGTAAGACGAGTGGGTTAATTGAAAAAGGAAATTTTGTAACTTGGGAAGCTATTCATTTTGGGATAAAGCAACGACTTACGGTATCTATCGTTGAGATGAATTACCCCTACTACTTTAATGATAAAATGGTCAAGGGGGCATTCAAAGAGATGAACCATAGCCATTTTTTTGAATTCGAGCAGGGCAAGACATTGATGCGGGATGAATTTACTTATCAAACCCCCTTCGGCATTTTGGGGGCAATTTTTGACAAGCTGATTTTGAGGACTTATATGGAAAAATTCCTCATTGAGCGTAATAGGATACTTAAAAATGTAGCCGAATCAAATGAGAGTAATCTCATAATATAA
- a CDS encoding EthD family reductase: MKVKVILTFLLLTTCFAVFSQEKHNTAVVEKGLIKVSVMYPYAEGKTFNVEYYETKHMPMVAGFLGSNLVKYTIEKGVASGIPNQPLPFMAIGTFYVKSLSDYQAAIGPNRDAIRADFPNYTNVTPVILVSEVVK, from the coding sequence ATGAAAGTTAAAGTAATCTTAACGTTTTTACTTTTAACCACTTGTTTTGCTGTGTTTAGTCAGGAAAAGCACAACACGGCTGTTGTTGAAAAAGGCTTAATTAAAGTATCTGTCATGTACCCTTATGCCGAAGGTAAAACCTTTAATGTAGAGTACTATGAAACCAAGCACATGCCCATGGTAGCCGGGTTTTTAGGATCAAATTTGGTTAAATACACCATTGAAAAAGGGGTTGCCAGCGGTATTCCTAATCAACCACTGCCTTTTATGGCTATTGGCACATTTTATGTAAAAAGCCTAAGTGACTATCAAGCGGCTATAGGACCAAACAGAGACGCCATTCGTGCAGATTTTCCAAATTACACCAATGTAACGCCTGTCATTTTGGTAAG